In Fundidesulfovibrio putealis DSM 16056, a genomic segment contains:
- a CDS encoding TonB-dependent receptor domain-containing protein, translating into MRPQRGAVLCLMAAALLMLPLQARAAADVAGRLIFSQGQVFTSAPNGAWEPAAIGRDLAPGDSVRTGPEARAAILCADETQIKLGANTLITLKDVTGSARLGTGPASPAAAQGRSSLYELQGGEAWLRNNNDTSKFQLKTPALTAAVRGTEFTASVGRDGSTSIALLDGRLLLSNPQGSLDLNKGELGQARPGQAPTKQMLVNPEDAVQWVLYYPTALSWRDIPLSSLPGPALTPAETAWDSGGMAQANADWTVQGFAALREHRSAEALEAFAKARAGMAAPSGRVLAGEWLAMAQAGQAVQAWEACRAQLPSLKATPGLLGVAAYLALGAGHPAQARIYLEQALSMEPSNAFCRSLLAQIDLAQNRKDVALSLSAQAVADNPDSPTAHISLALAQLSRFDLPAADRSLDKALELDPASVTAYAYKARLALGMDSPDKAWVIVQKALAIAPGDPLALTLGGFAKLGMRRFAQAQELFDRAVLADPGLPEPRLGLALVAFSRNERFTGLSDMLTATLLDPRVSLYQTSLGKAYYASRAFDKAMESYDQAARLDPADPTPHLYKGIAYTDLNQPGEAVAALNRSIELNDNRGMFRSRLLLDRDLAVRNFDLAKSYNQLGLGEWAFAKALTAVKKDPFDSSAHLFLSRAFAATRQRVSAAGSELLLYRLLSPANQNTFTLYNDYTPMFEAPYLRTQLAGGAGVWANGKPSVQGSLDSYGGVPGVAAEVQASFTQDEGLRRLNGLSRNGFAFGQFKWEPTFRDSLYAAGTFSRTHTGDVSNQNAWEYRPSLWQTNEFSSTDLELGYVRRQAPGWTFMAYGSYKANEWSFSDRLYTPFAFMLDTLPLDYLSITHRDSPRSMGNIQLQQQVTLGDHSLVIGGDVFSSILRYRMNQHFIVPLLPSLASISTNNMDHWERSITVYAMDYWHIKPNLILELGVSGEFATTPRFGFATQIEDAIPGFRFGLNWEATPKDMLRLGVQRYLNTHITLQPMLQPAEVAGFPTRVNADDGSRVVEAGISWERQWDDKTFTVLRGDFHHIENPQFDPLQSYDRKIWLITDRYLVSASVNRVLTPYLGANLIAQAKWLERGDAAAKRFPETHFAEFAAGGGLNFLYKNGIGASVSGLLVKQTFPDTAARDLLGRHRDESVFGLLNAGISYEFPGKAGFVSLEGRNLLDVKFSYQREPVALDAFVPSRQILFRLGFNF; encoded by the coding sequence ATGCGCCCCCAGAGAGGCGCCGTCCTCTGCCTGATGGCGGCGGCGCTGCTGATGCTGCCGCTTCAGGCACGAGCAGCCGCTGACGTGGCAGGGCGGCTGATTTTCTCACAAGGGCAGGTCTTCACCTCCGCCCCGAACGGAGCGTGGGAACCGGCGGCCATCGGGCGCGACCTCGCCCCCGGCGACTCCGTGCGCACCGGCCCCGAGGCCAGGGCAGCCATACTCTGCGCCGACGAAACACAGATCAAGCTCGGCGCCAACACGCTCATCACCCTGAAAGACGTGACGGGATCGGCCCGCCTGGGCACAGGGCCTGCTTCTCCGGCGGCAGCACAGGGCCGAAGCAGCCTCTACGAACTGCAAGGCGGCGAGGCCTGGCTTCGCAACAACAACGACACGTCCAAGTTCCAGCTCAAGACCCCGGCCCTGACCGCAGCGGTTCGCGGCACCGAATTCACGGCCAGCGTAGGCCGGGACGGCTCGACCTCCATCGCCCTCCTGGACGGCAGGCTGCTGCTCTCCAACCCGCAAGGCTCACTCGACCTGAACAAGGGGGAACTGGGACAGGCCAGACCTGGACAGGCCCCCACCAAACAGATGCTGGTCAACCCCGAGGACGCCGTCCAATGGGTGCTCTACTACCCGACAGCCCTCAGTTGGCGGGACATCCCCCTCTCCAGCCTGCCCGGCCCGGCCCTGACTCCGGCGGAGACAGCCTGGGACAGCGGCGGGATGGCCCAGGCGAACGCCGACTGGACGGTCCAGGGCTTCGCGGCCCTGCGGGAACACCGGTCCGCCGAGGCGCTTGAGGCCTTTGCCAAGGCGCGCGCAGGCATGGCCGCCCCGAGCGGCAGGGTTCTGGCTGGCGAATGGCTGGCCATGGCCCAGGCCGGGCAGGCCGTGCAGGCGTGGGAGGCGTGCAGGGCCCAGCTCCCGTCGCTCAAGGCAACGCCGGGACTCTTGGGCGTGGCGGCATATCTGGCGCTTGGCGCGGGGCATCCGGCCCAGGCCAGGATATACCTGGAGCAAGCGCTCTCCATGGAGCCGTCCAACGCGTTCTGCCGGTCGCTGCTTGCCCAGATCGACCTGGCCCAGAACCGCAAGGACGTGGCCCTGAGCCTGTCGGCGCAGGCCGTAGCCGACAACCCGGATTCCCCCACCGCGCACATCTCCCTGGCCCTGGCGCAGCTGTCGCGCTTCGACCTGCCCGCCGCTGACCGCTCCCTGGACAAGGCCCTGGAACTGGACCCGGCCAGCGTGACAGCCTACGCCTACAAGGCACGCCTGGCCCTGGGCATGGACTCTCCGGACAAGGCCTGGGTGATCGTCCAGAAGGCCCTGGCCATCGCCCCAGGCGACCCGCTGGCCCTCACCCTGGGCGGGTTCGCGAAGCTCGGCATGCGCCGATTCGCGCAGGCCCAGGAGCTCTTCGACCGCGCCGTCCTGGCCGACCCCGGCCTGCCGGAACCCAGGCTCGGGCTCGCGCTGGTGGCCTTCTCGCGCAACGAGCGATTCACCGGACTCTCGGACATGCTCACCGCCACGCTCCTGGACCCGAGGGTCTCGCTGTACCAGACCAGTCTGGGCAAGGCGTATTATGCCTCGCGGGCCTTCGACAAGGCGATGGAGAGCTACGATCAGGCCGCCCGCCTCGACCCGGCTGATCCCACCCCGCACCTGTACAAGGGCATCGCCTACACCGACCTGAACCAGCCCGGCGAGGCCGTGGCCGCGCTGAACCGCTCCATCGAGCTGAACGACAACCGGGGCATGTTCCGGTCAAGATTGCTCCTTGATCGCGATCTGGCCGTGCGCAACTTCGACCTGGCCAAGTCCTACAACCAGCTGGGTCTTGGCGAGTGGGCCTTTGCCAAGGCCCTGACCGCCGTGAAGAAGGACCCGTTCGATTCCTCCGCCCACCTGTTCCTGAGCAGGGCATTCGCCGCCACGCGACAGCGTGTCTCGGCGGCAGGGTCCGAGCTGCTGCTCTACCGGCTGCTCTCGCCCGCCAACCAGAACACCTTCACCCTCTACAACGACTACACGCCCATGTTCGAAGCGCCGTACCTGCGCACGCAACTGGCGGGCGGAGCCGGAGTCTGGGCCAACGGAAAGCCAAGCGTCCAGGGCAGCCTGGACTCCTACGGCGGCGTGCCCGGCGTGGCCGCAGAGGTGCAGGCCTCATTCACTCAGGACGAGGGCTTGCGGCGGCTGAACGGCCTCTCGCGCAACGGTTTCGCCTTCGGGCAGTTCAAGTGGGAGCCCACCTTCAGGGATTCGCTCTACGCGGCGGGCACATTCTCGCGTACCCACACCGGCGACGTCTCCAATCAGAACGCCTGGGAGTACCGTCCCTCGCTCTGGCAGACCAACGAGTTCTCCAGCACCGACCTGGAACTGGGCTATGTGCGCCGCCAGGCCCCCGGTTGGACCTTCATGGCCTACGGCAGTTACAAGGCCAACGAGTGGTCCTTCTCGGACCGCTTATACACCCCCTTCGCCTTCATGCTGGACACCCTGCCCCTGGACTACCTGAGCATCACCCACCGCGACTCCCCGCGCAGTATGGGCAACATCCAGTTGCAACAGCAGGTTACGCTGGGGGACCACTCGCTGGTAATCGGGGGCGACGTATTCAGTTCCATCCTGCGCTACCGCATGAACCAGCACTTCATCGTCCCGCTGCTGCCGTCCCTGGCCTCGATCAGCACCAACAACATGGACCACTGGGAACGCTCGATAACCGTCTACGCCATGGACTACTGGCACATTAAGCCCAACCTGATCCTGGAGCTGGGGGTTTCCGGCGAGTTTGCGACCACGCCGCGCTTCGGGTTCGCCACGCAGATCGAGGACGCCATCCCCGGCTTCCGCTTCGGGTTGAACTGGGAGGCCACCCCAAAGGACATGCTCCGGCTGGGCGTGCAGCGCTACCTGAACACGCACATAACCCTGCAGCCCATGCTCCAGCCCGCCGAGGTGGCCGGTTTCCCCACGCGCGTGAACGCCGACGACGGCTCGCGGGTGGTGGAAGCCGGAATCAGCTGGGAACGCCAGTGGGACGACAAAACCTTCACCGTGCTGCGCGGGGACTTCCATCATATCGAGAACCCTCAGTTTGACCCGTTGCAAAGCTATGACCGCAAGATCTGGCTGATCACCGACCGCTATTTGGTTTCGGCCTCGGTCAACCGTGTGCTCACGCCGTATCTGGGCGCGAACCTCATCGCGCAGGCCAAATGGCTGGAGCGCGGCGACGCGGCTGCGAAGCGTTTTCCTGAAACGCACTTCGCTGAATTCGCGGCCGGAGGCGGATTGAACTTCCTGTACAAGAACGGCATCGGGGCCAGCGTGTCCGGGCTTCTGGTGAAACAGACCTTCCCGGATACGGCGGCGCGCGACCTGCTGGGCCGACATCGGGACGAGAGCGTCTTCGGACTGCTCAACGCCGGGATCTCGTACGAATTTCCCGGCAAGGCTGGCTTCGTCTCACTGGAAGGACGAAACCTCCTGGACGTGAAGTTCTCCTATCAGCGAGAACCCGTGGCCCTGGACGCCTTCGTGCCGTCCCGGCAGATTCTCTTCAGGCTGGGATTCAACTTCTAA
- a CDS encoding methyl-accepting chemotaxis protein, which translates to MTIVRNLSIFFKLAACFLLILLLTVALGAGCYFMLVQVHETSGEVADVWLPSMGASTRMVQAANDFRRAEFRHILAATSAERKQAEERMDKAKKILAEGEAELAKLKLPQEFKAKLQAYSDAWKTFLPVNQKVLEYSNDNLGRDATLLVRGESSKLFNEAIGALDAISDMSQERGNKGGEAVDETVHLAQNRIVMIGIVVLVLGLGATIALPRLITARLRTTQKLAEDVAAGKLDSCLEADSTDEIGRLQHALMDMLCKLKEQLAFSDGVLKGFSVPCSVFSPQDKTIFTNQLMLDLIERGGKPEDYYGQTSGGYIWGDAARETISTKALRENREIISEIEFATHKGKKRHARVSSSPFFDAGGNLLGTLSVWVDLTSIKEQEALIAAQNQKIMEVAAQAEQVAEAVSAASEQLSAQIEQASRGAEIQRDRAAETATAMEQMNATVLEVAQNAHTAASSSDQARGKAQEGRGVVGSVMHSMEDVRGQAIALLERMSSLEGRAQNIGRIMNVISDIADQTNLLALNAAIEAARAGEAGRGFAVVADEVRKLAEKTMAATHEVDDAITGIQREAKDNMSSVDRTAKAIESLSVLAGESGGALEAIVALSDSATMEVHAIATASEEQSAASEEINRAVAEINRISMETAQVMSHSSEAVGDLARQAGALQQIIGGMRSDGSGRALSM; encoded by the coding sequence ATGACAATTGTTCGAAATTTGAGCATTTTCTTCAAACTTGCTGCATGTTTCCTTCTCATTTTGCTCTTGACGGTCGCGCTTGGCGCGGGGTGTTATTTCATGCTCGTGCAGGTTCACGAGACATCCGGTGAAGTGGCGGACGTCTGGCTGCCGTCCATGGGCGCGTCCACGCGCATGGTCCAGGCGGCCAACGATTTCCGCCGGGCCGAGTTCCGGCACATCCTCGCGGCCACGTCTGCCGAACGCAAGCAGGCCGAGGAGCGCATGGACAAGGCCAAGAAGATTTTGGCCGAAGGCGAGGCGGAACTCGCCAAACTGAAGCTACCCCAGGAGTTCAAGGCGAAACTCCAGGCCTATTCGGACGCCTGGAAGACGTTTCTTCCGGTGAACCAGAAAGTCCTTGAGTATTCCAACGACAATCTGGGGCGAGACGCCACCCTGCTGGTGCGCGGCGAATCCTCGAAGCTTTTCAACGAGGCCATTGGCGCGCTGGACGCGATCAGCGACATGTCCCAGGAGCGCGGAAACAAGGGCGGCGAAGCCGTGGATGAAACGGTCCATCTGGCTCAGAACCGCATCGTCATGATCGGCATCGTGGTGCTGGTGCTGGGCCTTGGGGCCACCATCGCCCTGCCCAGGCTCATCACCGCGCGCCTGCGCACCACGCAGAAGCTGGCCGAAGACGTGGCGGCGGGGAAGCTCGACAGCTGCCTGGAGGCCGACTCCACCGACGAGATAGGCCGCCTCCAGCACGCGCTGATGGACATGCTCTGCAAGCTCAAGGAGCAGCTCGCCTTCTCGGACGGCGTGCTCAAAGGCTTTTCGGTGCCCTGTTCGGTGTTCTCTCCGCAGGACAAGACCATCTTCACCAACCAGCTCATGCTCGACCTCATTGAGCGCGGCGGCAAGCCGGAAGACTATTACGGCCAGACCTCCGGAGGCTACATCTGGGGCGATGCCGCCAGGGAGACCATCTCCACAAAAGCACTGCGCGAGAACCGCGAGATTATCAGCGAGATCGAATTCGCCACGCACAAGGGGAAGAAGCGCCACGCCCGCGTCTCCTCGTCACCCTTTTTTGATGCGGGCGGAAACCTGCTGGGGACCCTCTCCGTGTGGGTCGATCTGACTTCCATCAAGGAGCAGGAAGCGCTCATCGCCGCGCAAAACCAGAAGATCATGGAGGTGGCGGCACAGGCTGAACAGGTCGCCGAGGCCGTTTCAGCAGCCAGCGAGCAGTTGTCCGCCCAGATTGAGCAGGCGTCCAGGGGCGCTGAAATCCAGCGCGACCGCGCCGCCGAAACCGCAACAGCCATGGAGCAGATGAACGCCACTGTGCTGGAGGTGGCCCAGAACGCTCACACGGCCGCCAGCAGCTCGGACCAGGCGCGCGGCAAGGCGCAGGAAGGACGCGGGGTCGTGGGCAGCGTGATGCATTCCATGGAGGACGTCAGGGGGCAGGCTATCGCCCTGCTGGAGCGCATGTCGTCATTGGAAGGGCGTGCCCAGAACATCGGGCGGATCATGAACGTGATCTCCGACATCGCGGACCAGACCAACCTGCTGGCGTTGAACGCCGCCATCGAGGCCGCCCGCGCGGGCGAGGCCGGTCGCGGCTTCGCCGTGGTGGCCGACGAGGTGCGCAAGCTGGCCGAGAAGACCATGGCCGCGACCCACGAAGTGGACGACGCCATCACCGGCATCCAGCGCGAAGCCAAGGACAACATGAGCAGCGTGGACCGCACCGCCAAGGCCATCGAATCGCTCAGCGTACTGGCGGGCGAGTCCGGAGGGGCGCTTGAGGCCATCGTTGCGCTGTCGGATTCCGCCACCATGGAGGTTCACGCCATCGCCACGGCCTCCGAGGAGCAGTCCGCCGCCAGCGAGGAAATCAACCGGGCCGTGGCCGAGATTAACAGGATATCCATGGAGACGGCCCAGGTAATGTCCCACTCCTCCGAGGCCGTGGGCGATCTGGCCAGGCAGGCCGGAGCGCTGCAGCAGATCATCGGCGGCATGCGCTCGGACGGGTCCGGGCGGGCTTTGAGCATGTAG
- a CDS encoding sulfurtransferase TusA family protein has protein sequence MRERYPEHWQFDDEFDGGEETCGRVIINLYTYLLPQPRGIKVLLISRDPAAPIEFPAWCRMTGNPLLEIAHPFYLIHYKPEQIQE, from the coding sequence ATGCGGGAACGCTATCCCGAACACTGGCAGTTCGACGACGAGTTCGACGGCGGTGAGGAGACCTGCGGACGGGTCATCATCAACCTGTACACCTACCTGCTGCCCCAGCCGCGCGGCATCAAGGTGCTGCTTATCTCCAGGGACCCGGCCGCGCCCATCGAGTTCCCGGCTTGGTGCCGCATGACCGGCAACCCGCTCCTGGAAATTGCCCACCCGTTCTATCTCATCCACTATAAACCAGAACAGATACAGGAGTGA
- a CDS encoding DsrE family protein, with translation MANTFCVSITHCRTDGDKATLGFVVANAAQGSEKETLVFLSTDGVYCAVKGEAEKIDEGAPFAPLKELINKFLGAGGKVYVCTPCLKKRGLSEADLIEGTTPAGGAALVEWLCNGSPCVTY, from the coding sequence ATGGCCAACACCTTCTGCGTAAGCATCACCCACTGCCGCACCGACGGCGACAAAGCCACCCTGGGCTTCGTGGTAGCCAACGCCGCCCAGGGCAGCGAGAAGGAGACTCTGGTGTTCCTGAGCACCGACGGCGTGTACTGCGCCGTCAAGGGCGAGGCCGAGAAGATCGACGAAGGCGCGCCGTTTGCCCCCCTGAAGGAGCTCATCAACAAGTTCCTGGGCGCTGGCGGGAAAGTCTACGTGTGCACCCCTTGCCTGAAGAAGCGCGGTCTTTCCGAGGCGGACCTGATAGAGGGGACCACCCCCGCAGGCGGAGCCGCCCTGGTGGAATGGCTTTGCAACGGCTCGCCTTGCGTGACGTACTAG
- a CDS encoding sulfurtransferase TusA family protein — MPGYVPPSLPDQVFDGGDLDCGSGLILLIRENMLAVPVGGVLEMRSREPTVASDLPPWCRMAGHEYLGSAEGDGYARYFVRRGEVAADSDASEARQLAEDKEKARQYEWRLRVRHAGHQHTKVYCRNFGWDLGQPASFEEKDTHPCAVEALLGALGGALCSGYATECARSGLEIDDIELTVRGKLGNILAHMGLEDGDPSFSAIEVKCFASTMDDEDGARKAWERAVARSPVAATLAKAVDITFKFAVV; from the coding sequence ATGCCCGGCTACGTCCCCCCTTCCCTTCCGGATCAGGTCTTCGACGGCGGCGACCTGGACTGCGGTTCCGGCCTCATCCTGCTCATCCGGGAAAACATGCTGGCAGTGCCCGTGGGCGGCGTGCTGGAGATGCGCAGCCGCGAACCTACGGTGGCGAGCGACCTGCCCCCCTGGTGCCGCATGGCAGGGCACGAATACCTGGGCAGCGCCGAGGGCGACGGATACGCCCGTTATTTTGTTCGCAGGGGAGAGGTTGCCGCTGATTCGGACGCATCCGAGGCCAGGCAACTGGCCGAGGACAAGGAGAAGGCCAGGCAGTACGAATGGCGGCTGCGGGTGCGCCACGCCGGGCACCAGCACACCAAGGTCTACTGCCGCAACTTCGGCTGGGACCTGGGCCAGCCCGCCAGCTTCGAGGAAAAGGACACGCACCCCTGCGCCGTGGAAGCGCTGCTCGGGGCGCTGGGCGGCGCGCTCTGCTCCGGGTACGCCACCGAGTGCGCGCGCTCGGGCCTGGAAATCGACGACATCGAGCTTACCGTGCGCGGCAAGTTAGGCAACATCCTGGCCCACATGGGCCTGGAAGACGGCGACCCATCTTTCTCGGCCATTGAGGTCAAATGCTTCGCCTCCACCATGGATGACGAGGACGGCGCCCGCAAAGCCTGGGAGCGCGCCGTAGCCCGCTCGCCCGTGGCGGCCACGCTGGCCAAGGCCGTGGACATAACCTTCAAATTCGCGGTGGTGTGA
- a CDS encoding cobalamin-independent methionine synthase II family protein, translated as MFVTTQVGSWPRSRQMLKALRDRRMGRMTRKEFDRVADDAVRTTVRIQEDAGLDVVVDGEHRRDNFYSFISDKVDGTRIMTLAEMLDDVEDKSGFEEILSTLDVPASAISNPTCVGRLSRREPLALDDFHFVKSLTDKPVKITLPGPYLLSRAMWVGGHTNKAYANQRAMGDDVVNILREELGELARAGCEFVQFDEPVLTEVVMSAECGRRTFMUATLATRRDVGEELGYAAELINRVIEGIGDVEGGPRVGLHICRGNWSTREDVLLTGDYTPLLPALTKMRVRQFVLEYATPRAGEIRVVGEALSGNVPGTDVPRELGLGVVNPRTVTVETPEEIVAKAELALAHYRPEQLFLNTDCGFGCFANRCVNVEEVAAAKIRSIVQAARILRERHG; from the coding sequence ATGTTCGTCACAACCCAGGTGGGCAGCTGGCCCCGCTCCAGGCAGATGCTGAAGGCCCTTCGCGACAGGCGCATGGGCAGGATGACCCGCAAGGAGTTCGACCGCGTGGCCGACGACGCGGTTCGCACCACGGTGCGCATCCAGGAAGACGCTGGCCTGGACGTGGTGGTGGACGGCGAGCACCGCAGGGACAACTTCTACTCCTTCATCTCGGACAAGGTGGATGGCACGCGCATCATGACCCTGGCCGAGATGCTTGACGACGTGGAGGACAAATCCGGCTTCGAGGAGATCCTCTCCACCCTGGACGTGCCCGCCTCGGCCATCAGCAACCCCACCTGCGTGGGCAGGCTTTCACGGCGCGAGCCCCTGGCCCTGGACGACTTCCACTTCGTCAAATCGCTCACGGACAAACCGGTGAAGATCACCCTGCCCGGCCCCTATCTCCTCAGCCGGGCCATGTGGGTGGGCGGACACACCAACAAGGCCTACGCCAACCAGCGCGCCATGGGCGACGACGTTGTGAACATCCTGCGGGAGGAACTCGGCGAACTGGCGCGCGCTGGCTGCGAGTTCGTGCAGTTCGACGAACCGGTGCTGACCGAAGTGGTCATGAGCGCGGAGTGCGGTCGCCGAACGTTCATGTGAGCAACCCTGGCCACCCGCCGTGACGTGGGTGAAGAACTTGGCTACGCGGCAGAGCTTATCAACAGGGTCATCGAAGGCATTGGCGACGTCGAGGGCGGACCGCGCGTGGGCCTACACATCTGCCGGGGCAACTGGAGCACCCGTGAGGACGTGCTGCTCACCGGCGACTACACGCCACTCCTGCCCGCGCTCACGAAGATGCGCGTGAGGCAGTTCGTGCTGGAATACGCCACGCCCAGGGCTGGCGAAATCCGGGTGGTGGGGGAAGCGCTCTCCGGGAACGTGCCGGGCACGGACGTCCCCAGGGAACTCGGCCTTGGCGTGGTCAATCCGCGCACCGTGACCGTGGAGACCCCGGAGGAGATCGTGGCCAAGGCGGAGCTGGCCCTGGCCCACTACCGCCCTGAGCAATTGTTCCTGAACACCGATTGCGGCTTCGGCTGCTTCGCCAACCGCTGCGTCAACGTGGAAGAGGTAGCTGCCGCCAAGATACGAAGCATCGTTCAGGCCGCCCGAATACTGAGGGAACGCCACGGCTGA
- a CDS encoding universal stress protein, which produces MSLKRLLVSVDDSESSLHALRAALDLAGTHGASLTAVAVAPPYQGDLRLVGVGDIARVLRQPCEQALDNAKREAALRGLPLTTVCEEGEPGQMIADLADSMRADLVVMGRRNTSTMGRLLLGSVTARTIGFSNTDVLIVPDGAVVNLRRLVLATDGSRFSQHAAQKALALGRELDSMVEVVSVMDVPNEYLALAPQAAQELAASTKGFIAEVMDMARAAGVAAKSRLLEGNAPEEILRFAEEGGNGTIVIASHGRTGLRRLLMGGVVEWIVAHSTLPVWVTKG; this is translated from the coding sequence ATGTCCTTAAAGCGCCTGCTCGTCAGCGTCGATGATTCCGAGTCCAGCCTTCACGCCCTGAGGGCCGCCCTGGATCTGGCCGGAACGCACGGAGCATCCCTGACCGCCGTGGCGGTGGCTCCGCCCTACCAGGGCGACCTGAGGCTGGTCGGCGTGGGCGACATCGCCCGCGTGCTGCGCCAGCCCTGCGAGCAGGCCCTGGATAACGCCAAAAGGGAGGCCGCCCTGCGCGGCCTCCCGCTCACGACCGTGTGTGAGGAGGGCGAGCCAGGCCAGATGATCGCCGATCTGGCCGACTCCATGCGCGCGGACCTGGTGGTCATGGGCAGGCGTAACACTTCCACCATGGGGCGGCTGCTCCTGGGGAGCGTCACGGCGCGGACCATAGGGTTCTCCAATACGGACGTGCTCATCGTGCCCGACGGAGCCGTGGTGAACCTGCGCAGGCTGGTCCTGGCTACGGACGGGTCGCGATTCTCCCAGCACGCTGCTCAAAAGGCCCTGGCCCTGGGCAGGGAGCTCGACTCCATGGTGGAGGTGGTGTCGGTGATGGATGTGCCTAACGAGTATCTGGCGCTGGCCCCACAAGCCGCGCAGGAGCTGGCCGCGTCCACCAAGGGGTTCATCGCCGAGGTCATGGACATGGCCAGGGCGGCTGGCGTGGCCGCCAAGAGCAGGCTTCTGGAGGGCAACGCCCCGGAGGAAATCCTGAGGTTCGCCGAAGAAGGCGGCAACGGGACAATCGTCATTGCCTCGCACGGACGTACGGGCCTGCGCAGGCTGCTCATGGGCGGCGTGGTGGAATGGATCGTGGCCCACTCCACCCTGCCAGTGTGGGTGACCAAGGGATAG
- a CDS encoding sulfite exporter TauE/SafE family protein, protein MDMLNEATKFIQLDPTGIGFLFIVGFIGGLVSGFIGSGGAFVLTPGMMSLGVPGTVAVASNMCHKFPKALVGSIKRYRYGQVDIKLGLFMAAFAGVGVQIGIKIQNAILAAWGQAGSNLYVSVSFVVVLVVVGGIVMADALKSSKNSCGVEQTCSIALRLQKLEIWPMVTFKRANLRISLWFLLPVGLATGLLAATIAVGGFVGVPGMIYILGATSLVASATELVIAFVMGLAGSVNWAMQGMIDIRLTLIILAGSLLGVQLGAIGTTYVKEHMIKIVMGTIMLIVAVSRALAMPEYLGQLGMMDVSEATLALLSKASFVFMVISLLVGAVIILGSMLKAKRAMSPSTQQQEA, encoded by the coding sequence ATGGATATGCTCAACGAGGCCACTAAGTTCATCCAGCTGGACCCCACCGGGATCGGCTTTCTGTTCATCGTGGGATTCATCGGCGGACTGGTCAGCGGCTTCATCGGATCGGGCGGCGCGTTCGTGCTCACCCCCGGCATGATGAGCCTGGGCGTCCCCGGCACCGTGGCTGTGGCTTCCAACATGTGCCACAAGTTCCCCAAGGCCCTGGTAGGCTCCATCAAGCGCTATCGCTACGGCCAGGTGGACATCAAGCTGGGCCTGTTCATGGCCGCTTTCGCAGGCGTGGGCGTGCAGATCGGCATCAAGATCCAGAACGCCATCCTGGCCGCCTGGGGCCAAGCCGGTTCCAACCTGTACGTCAGCGTGTCCTTCGTGGTGGTGCTGGTCGTGGTGGGCGGCATAGTCATGGCCGACGCCCTGAAGTCCTCCAAGAATTCCTGCGGCGTGGAGCAGACCTGTTCCATCGCTCTGCGCCTGCAGAAGCTCGAAATCTGGCCCATGGTCACCTTCAAGCGCGCCAACCTGCGCATCTCCCTGTGGTTCCTTCTGCCCGTAGGCTTGGCCACTGGCCTTCTGGCTGCCACCATCGCCGTGGGCGGATTCGTTGGCGTTCCGGGCATGATCTACATCCTGGGCGCGACCAGCCTGGTGGCCTCCGCCACCGAGCTGGTGATCGCCTTCGTGATGGGCCTGGCCGGGTCCGTCAACTGGGCCATGCAGGGCATGATCGACATCCGCCTGACGCTCATCATCCTGGCCGGATCGCTCCTGGGCGTGCAGCTCGGGGCCATCGGCACCACCTACGTGAAGGAGCACATGATCAAGATCGTCATGGGCACCATCATGCTCATCGTGGCCGTGTCGCGCGCTCTGGCCATGCCCGAATACCTGGGCCAGTTGGGCATGATGGACGTGAGCGAGGCCACCCTGGCGCTGCTCAGCAAGGCCAGTTTCGTGTTCATGGTCATCTCCCTGCTGGTGGGCGCGGTCATCATCCTGGGCAGCATGCTCAAGGCCAAGCGGGCCATGTCGCCCTCCACCCAACAGCAAGAGGCGTAA
- a CDS encoding universal stress protein, giving the protein MASRFGLKPDPLVQARRPARLREFLEDTGWVAGLAEHDLPVSELGLSAPGREGRKIVAVSTESDFPPALIRHALGVAGRLGTEVVALSVSKPEADASQAHAQKAREIFEQRAEKSAEQFSREAREAGVTFRHLMRFGRVAEVVEQECARLRRVEFVLAVKEQRGRDGFHVSMPLFEVIG; this is encoded by the coding sequence ATGGCGTCACGGTTCGGCCTGAAGCCAGACCCCTTGGTCCAGGCACGGCGGCCTGCCCGCCTCCGGGAATTCCTGGAGGACACAGGGTGGGTCGCCGGACTGGCGGAGCATGACCTGCCCGTGTCCGAATTGGGGCTCAGCGCACCGGGAAGAGAGGGCAGGAAGATCGTGGCGGTGTCCACCGAGTCGGACTTTCCTCCCGCGCTCATCCGCCATGCCCTGGGCGTGGCCGGGCGGCTGGGCACGGAAGTAGTGGCCTTGAGCGTGTCCAAGCCCGAAGCAGACGCTTCGCAGGCACATGCGCAGAAGGCCAGAGAGATTTTCGAGCAGAGGGCGGAGAAGTCCGCCGAGCAATTTTCACGCGAGGCCAGGGAAGCGGGAGTGACTTTTCGCCACCTCATGCGGTTCGGGCGTGTGGCCGAGGTGGTCGAGCAGGAGTGCGCACGGCTCAGGCGGGTGGAGTTCGTGCTCGCGGTCAAAGAGCAGCGTGGCAGGGACGGCTTCCATGTGAGCATGCCCCTGTTTGAGGTGATCGGGTAG